In a single window of the Neodiprion virginianus isolate iyNeoVirg1 chromosome 1, iyNeoVirg1.1, whole genome shotgun sequence genome:
- the LOC124296699 gene encoding cytochrome P450 6j1-like isoform X2, which yields MIGVLGAVEMLCALAAILTGIWYYLVGNYGFWKERGVPGPEPRLLFGNIKDIMLVRDSFGESLKKMCDQFPGAPLVGIYARRTPVLLVRDPELVKDVMIKDFSTFSERGNPMHEKIEPLAAHLFNLETKRWRSLRPKLSPLFTTGKMKHMFALILECADYFEKYIHILAEKGEPIDCREITAKFTTDVIGSCAFGLQMNAIGDEDSEFRKMGRKVFEVSLKARILQIMRMAAPWLYELIGISALPLDVQQFFMSSMKETIDYRMKNDFRRGDLVDMLIEIKNNPEKLDFETLRLRPPVVFHMRKAVTDYTFRGTNVTIPKGQRVWIPVWDIHQNPEYYPKPEVFDPERFTDDMRQARHPMTYLPFGDGPRNCIGARFAVYQTKLGLIKVLSNFKVDVCDKTYIPYKPDPKSFLLAPIGGVYLQFSKVN from the exons ATGATTGGTGTTCTTGGAGCGGTGGAGATGCTCTGCGCTCTCGCAGCCATCCTAACCGGTATCTGGTACTACCTCGTGGGAAACTACGGCTTCTGGAAGGAGCGTGGAGTCCCAGGACCAGAACCCAGGCTACTTTTTGGAAACATAAAGGACATCATGCTCGTAAGAGATTCCTTCGGGGAGTCGTTGAAGAAAATGTGCGATCAATTCCCTGGTGCACCTTTGGTGGGTATATACGCCCGTCGCACGCCCGTGCTGCTCGTGCGTGACCCTGAACTCGTCAAGGACGTGATGATCAAAGACTTTTCGACGTTCTCGGAGAGGGGCAATCCTATGCACGAGAAAATAGAACCGCTCGCTGCGCATCTTTTCAATCTAGAAACTAAAAGATGGAGATCCCTTCGTCCCAAATTGTCGCCATTATTTACCACGGGTAAAATGAAGCATATGTTTGCCCTGATATTGGAGTGTGCGGACTATTTTGAGAAGTATATCCATATCCTCGCCGAGAAGGGTGAGCCCATTGATTGCCGCGAAATCACTGCCAAGTTCACCACGGACGTGATCGGCAGCTGTGCTTTCGGCCTGCAGATGAATGCCATCGGCGACGAAGACAGCGAGTTTAGGAAAATGGGAAGAAAAGTATTTGAGGTTAGCTTGAAAGCAAGGATCTTGCAGATAATGCGCATGGCAGCACCTTGGCTCTATGAATTAATAGGAATATCAGCACTGCCTCTTGATGTGCAGCAGTTCTTCATGTCGTCAATGAAGGAAACGATAGattatcgaatgaaaaatgactttCGCAGAGGAGACCTAGTTGACATGCTAATAGAGATAAAAAACAATCCGGAAAAATTAGATTTCG AAACGCTTAGGCTCAGACCGCCGGTTGTGTTTCACATGCGAAAAGCAGTGACCGACTATACGTTTAGAGGCACGAACGTAACGATTCCAAAAGGACAGAGGGTCTGGATTCCAGTATGGGATATCCATCAGAACCCAGAGTACTACCCAAAACCAGAAGTCTTTGACCCGGAACGCTTTACTGATGACATGCGTCAGGCCAGACACCCAATGACGTATCTACCTTTTGGCGACGGACCAAGGAACTGCATcg GTGCGCGCTTCGCTGTCTATCAAACGAAATTGGGCTTGATCAAGGTATTGTCAAACTTCAAAGTCGACGTCTGCGATAAAACTTATATTCCATACAAACCTGACCCTAAATCGTTCCTGTTGGCACCCATTGGAGGTGTATACCTTCAATTCTCCAAGGTTAATTAG
- the LOC124296699 gene encoding cytochrome P450 6A1-like isoform X1 → MIGVLGAVEMLCALAAILTGIWYYLVGNYGFWKERGVPGPEPRLLFGNIKDIMLVRDSFGESLKKMCDQFPGAPLVGIYARRTPVLLVRDPELVKDVMIKDFSTFSERGNPMHEKIEPLAAHLFNLETKRWRSLRPKLSPLFTTGKMKHMFALILECADYFEKYIHILAEKGEPIDCREITAKFTTDVIGSCAFGLQMNAIGDEDSEFRKMGRKVFEVSLKARILQIMRMAAPWLYELIGISALPLDVQQFFMSSMKETIDYRMKNDFRRGDLVDMLIEIKNNPEKLDFELTDALITAQAFVFFLAGFETSSTTISHALLELAQYQDIQDRLRKEIKESLKANNHSVTYDSVKEMKYLDMVFQETLRLRPPVVFHMRKAVTDYTFRGTNVTIPKGQRVWIPVWDIHQNPEYYPKPEVFDPERFTDDMRQARHPMTYLPFGDGPRNCIGARFAVYQTKLGLIKVLSNFKVDVCDKTYIPYKPDPKSFLLAPIGGVYLQFSKVN, encoded by the exons ATGATTGGTGTTCTTGGAGCGGTGGAGATGCTCTGCGCTCTCGCAGCCATCCTAACCGGTATCTGGTACTACCTCGTGGGAAACTACGGCTTCTGGAAGGAGCGTGGAGTCCCAGGACCAGAACCCAGGCTACTTTTTGGAAACATAAAGGACATCATGCTCGTAAGAGATTCCTTCGGGGAGTCGTTGAAGAAAATGTGCGATCAATTCCCTGGTGCACCTTTGGTGGGTATATACGCCCGTCGCACGCCCGTGCTGCTCGTGCGTGACCCTGAACTCGTCAAGGACGTGATGATCAAAGACTTTTCGACGTTCTCGGAGAGGGGCAATCCTATGCACGAGAAAATAGAACCGCTCGCTGCGCATCTTTTCAATCTAGAAACTAAAAGATGGAGATCCCTTCGTCCCAAATTGTCGCCATTATTTACCACGGGTAAAATGAAGCATATGTTTGCCCTGATATTGGAGTGTGCGGACTATTTTGAGAAGTATATCCATATCCTCGCCGAGAAGGGTGAGCCCATTGATTGCCGCGAAATCACTGCCAAGTTCACCACGGACGTGATCGGCAGCTGTGCTTTCGGCCTGCAGATGAATGCCATCGGCGACGAAGACAGCGAGTTTAGGAAAATGGGAAGAAAAGTATTTGAGGTTAGCTTGAAAGCAAGGATCTTGCAGATAATGCGCATGGCAGCACCTTGGCTCTATGAATTAATAGGAATATCAGCACTGCCTCTTGATGTGCAGCAGTTCTTCATGTCGTCAATGAAGGAAACGATAGattatcgaatgaaaaatgactttCGCAGAGGAGACCTAGTTGACATGCTAATAGAGATAAAAAACAATCCGGAAAAATTAGATTTCG AGCTCACTGATGCGCTAATTACTGCTCAGGCCTTCGTGTTTTTTCTTGCCGGCTTCGAGACTTCGTCAACGACGATCAGCCATGCTTTACTAGAACTCGCCCAATACCAAGATATACAGGACAGACTAcgcaaagaaataaaagaatcaCTCAAGGCAAACAATCACAGTGTTACATACGACAGTGTGAAGGAAATGAAGTACTTGGACATGGTATTCCAAG AAACGCTTAGGCTCAGACCGCCGGTTGTGTTTCACATGCGAAAAGCAGTGACCGACTATACGTTTAGAGGCACGAACGTAACGATTCCAAAAGGACAGAGGGTCTGGATTCCAGTATGGGATATCCATCAGAACCCAGAGTACTACCCAAAACCAGAAGTCTTTGACCCGGAACGCTTTACTGATGACATGCGTCAGGCCAGACACCCAATGACGTATCTACCTTTTGGCGACGGACCAAGGAACTGCATcg GTGCGCGCTTCGCTGTCTATCAAACGAAATTGGGCTTGATCAAGGTATTGTCAAACTTCAAAGTCGACGTCTGCGATAAAACTTATATTCCATACAAACCTGACCCTAAATCGTTCCTGTTGGCACCCATTGGAGGTGTATACCTTCAATTCTCCAAGGTTAATTAG